The Variovorax sp. S12S4 genome includes the window TACATCGACAGCGTGGCGCCCACGTACGGCTGGCCCGCGGTGTATTCGACCTTGAACGGCTCGTAGTCCATGCAGACGTGGTTCGTCGGCACGTAGAAGAGTTTGGTGTTGGGATCGAAGGAGGCGGGTTGCTGGTCCTTGCTGCCGAGCGCCGCGGGGCAGATGCCCTTGGTGTTCACGTCCGCGCCGTTCTGCGCCGTGGAGTACTTGGCAACCACCTGCGGGCGGCCCGTCTTCATGTCCACGTGGGTGGCCCAGTTCACCTTGGGGTCGTACTTCTCGGCCACCAGCAGCGCGCCGGTCACGCGGTCCAGCGTGTAGGCAAAGCCGTTGCGGTCGAAGTGCACCAGCGCCTTGGTCGGCTTGCCCTTGACGTTGATGTCCGCCAGGATCATTTCATTGATGCCGTCGAAGTCCCATTCGTCGAAAGGCGTCATCTGGTAGACCCAGTTGACCTTGCCCGTGTCCACGTCGCGCGAGAAGATACTCATCGACCACTTGTTGTCGCCGGGACGCTGCGAGGGGTTCCAGGTCGACGGGTTTCCGGTGCCGTAGTACACGGCATTGGTCGCCTTGTCGTAGCTGTACCAGCCCCAGGTGGTGCCGCCGCCGATCTTCCACTGGTCGCCCTTCCAGGTCTTCAGCGAAGAGTCCTTGCCCACCGGCGCGAGCTTGCCGTCGGTCCAGGTCATGGTCTTGGCCGGGTCCATCAGCATTTCTTCGTCGGGGCCCGTGCTGAAGCCCTTCCACGCCAGCTTGCCGTCCTTGATGTTGTAGGCGGCCAGGAAGCCGCGCACCCCGAACTCGCCGCCGCTGATGCCGGTGATGACCTTGTCCTTGAAGACGTGAGGGGCGTTGGTGTTGGTGGCGCCGACCTTCGGATCGCCGTTCTTCACCGTCCACGCCACCTTGCCGGTCTTCGCGTCGAGCGCCACCAGCGTGGTGTCCGCCTGTTGCAGGAAGACCTTGCCCTCGGCATAGGCGAGGCCCCGGTTCACGGTGTCGCAGCACATGACGGCAATGACCGACTGGTCCTGCTTGGGCTCGTACTTCCAGAGGATCTTCTGGGTTTCTATGTCGAGTGCGTACACCTTGTTGGGAAACGGCGAGTGCAGGTACATCGTGCCGTCGACCACCAGGGGCGAGCCCTCGTGTCCGCGCAGCACGCCGGTGGAGAACGTCCACGCGACCTGCATCTTGCCCACGTTGCTCTTGGTGATCTGATTCAACTTGCTATAGCGCTGGTTGAACATATCGCCCGCTTGCGTGGCCCAGTTCTTGGAGTTGGCGATGTTTTTCTCCACGTCGGCATTGGCTAGCGCCAAAGCCGGGAGAGCCAACACCGCGACGCCGATATGCCGTACGAGACGGCCGGCGATCTGCCTGGAAAACTTCATATATGTCTCCTCACATTTCAGTGGGTTTGGAACACGGATCTGGCAGCAGCCAGCGGATCTTTCGATCGCTTTGGCGAATGCTGCGGTCCGCAACATCCATGCCTGCCGTTTTCAGCCGTGCCCGGCCCACGTTGCATCGCGCGCCGGTTGCCAAGGCCTCAGGCTTCACTCGCGGGGACGCCTGAGCAGTGTGTCAGCGCGCAGCTTGCGACGGCGTACCGCAAGGCGCATCGGACCTAGGGAAATCCCGGGCCGTTCGAAGCATTGCGCAGCGCAGCACAACACGCATGCGCTTGCGTGCGCCTTGTGTGCGCATCCAAATTTGACGCAAAGTGTCTCGTGCAAAGTACGCATGCCCGGCGTGGATGAGCAGCAGGGGCCGCTTGCGCGGGCAAATGAATAGGGACGCATCACAGTGAAAACCCTTGCCGGCCAGAGGCACAGAATTTGCGGCTTGATCAGCAAACGGCCCATACCATCGAAGCCCGGACAGCTCGACAAATCTCACCGATCTACATGCTGCGAACCATCGACTTAACCAAGCGCTATGGAACGCGCACGGCGCTTCGGTCGTTGTCGCTGCAATTGCCGGCGG containing:
- a CDS encoding methanol/ethanol family PQQ-dependent dehydrogenase: MKFSRQIAGRLVRHIGVAVLALPALALANADVEKNIANSKNWATQAGDMFNQRYSKLNQITKSNVGKMQVAWTFSTGVLRGHEGSPLVVDGTMYLHSPFPNKVYALDIETQKILWKYEPKQDQSVIAVMCCDTVNRGLAYAEGKVFLQQADTTLVALDAKTGKVAWTVKNGDPKVGATNTNAPHVFKDKVITGISGGEFGVRGFLAAYNIKDGKLAWKGFSTGPDEEMLMDPAKTMTWTDGKLAPVGKDSSLKTWKGDQWKIGGGTTWGWYSYDKATNAVYYGTGNPSTWNPSQRPGDNKWSMSIFSRDVDTGKVNWVYQMTPFDEWDFDGINEMILADINVKGKPTKALVHFDRNGFAYTLDRVTGALLVAEKYDPKVNWATHVDMKTGRPQVVAKYSTAQNGADVNTKGICPAALGSKDQQPASFDPNTKLFYVPTNHVCMDYEPFKVEYTAGQPYVGATLSMYPTPGSHGGMGNFITWDAGTGKIVQTKAEKFSVWSGSLNTAGGISCYGTLEGYLKCVDAKDINKELFKFKTPSGIIGNVFTYEHKGKQYIGVFSGIGGWAGIGMAAGIDPEKSTEGLGAVGGYKELSQYTELGGSLTVFALPKN